A single region of the Sphingobium sp. EP60837 genome encodes:
- the ileS gene encoding isoleucine--tRNA ligase, which produces MTDQPDYKSTVFLPVTDFPMKAGLAQKEPAILARWEEMDLYGKLRERRKGRERFILHDGPPYANGDIHMGHAMNKVLKDIIVRSQSLLGKDAPYVPGWDCHGLPIEWKIEEEYRKKKQNKDEVPAQEFRAQCRAYADKWVGVQKEQFKRLGVMGDWDDPYLTMKFDAEATIVSELLKFAESGQLYRGAKPVMWSPVEKTALAEAEVEYEDIVSTQIDVAFEIVDAPNAPELVGAHAVIWTTTPWTIPVNQALAYGPEVDYVLLEGEGRKFLIAEALIGPFKERTGLLHAQPHKHFKGSQLAGAVARHPIYNLLRHPGGSQGPAPVDEAALAFYAKPRPFLPGDFVTTDAGTGLVHMAPDHGEDDFGLCKAHGINPVFAVENDGKYREDWAWLGGQGSVINPKFVSKDGPICTDLREAGGLLAASDDFKHSYPHSWRSKAKIIFRCTPQWFIPMDRAIGDGIIPRCAEEEAILAAQGNGATLRGTALDAIEKTRWVPERSINRIRSMVEGRPDWVISRQRAWGVPIALYVNRKTGEYLVDKAVNARIIEAFKSAGADAWFGADHQAFLGPDYDLNDYEVVNDILDVWFDSGSTHSFVVEGRYGEGVRADLYLEGSDQHRGWFQSSLLEASGTRGRAPYDAVLTHGFALDGQGRKMSKSLGNVVDPLKVIGESGSDILRVWVASTDYFDDVRIGKEVLAGSSDAYRKLRNSFRYLLGALSDFSEEEKLPVNEMPELERYMLHLLSKLDADLRAVVDKAAGSENWLEFSRYTRALFDFANSDLSAFFFDIRKDCLYCDAKSDLKRRAYRTVLNTLFHALVRYAAPIIPFTAEEVWQSRYPNEEESVHFLEWPEIDAAWLDSGLEGKWTALRSQRNQVNEAIEPLRREKVIRSSLEADVTMGEQVPSDGVNFAEIAIVARIETGVGDGIIVKPSDWHKCGRCWRLLPEVEEDGTLCNRCDEVLGA; this is translated from the coding sequence ATGACCGATCAGCCTGACTACAAGTCCACCGTCTTTCTCCCCGTCACCGACTTCCCGATGAAGGCGGGCCTGGCGCAGAAAGAACCGGCGATCCTCGCGCGATGGGAGGAAATGGACCTCTACGGCAAGCTGCGCGAACGGCGGAAGGGCCGCGAACGCTTCATCCTTCATGATGGCCCGCCCTACGCCAATGGCGACATCCATATGGGCCATGCGATGAACAAGGTGCTGAAGGACATCATCGTCCGCAGCCAGTCGCTGCTCGGCAAGGACGCGCCCTATGTGCCCGGCTGGGACTGCCACGGTCTTCCGATCGAATGGAAGATCGAGGAGGAGTATCGCAAAAAGAAGCAGAATAAGGACGAGGTTCCCGCACAGGAATTCCGCGCTCAATGCCGTGCCTATGCGGACAAATGGGTCGGGGTTCAGAAGGAGCAGTTCAAGCGCCTCGGCGTAATGGGTGATTGGGACGATCCCTATCTCACAATGAAGTTCGACGCCGAAGCTACCATCGTGTCTGAACTGCTGAAATTTGCGGAGAGCGGCCAACTTTATCGCGGGGCGAAGCCCGTCATGTGGTCCCCGGTCGAAAAGACTGCGTTGGCCGAGGCGGAAGTCGAATATGAGGACATCGTCTCGACCCAGATCGATGTGGCGTTCGAGATTGTCGATGCGCCCAACGCGCCCGAACTGGTCGGCGCCCATGCGGTGATCTGGACGACGACGCCTTGGACTATCCCGGTGAACCAGGCTTTGGCCTACGGGCCGGAGGTCGATTATGTCCTGCTTGAAGGTGAAGGGCGGAAGTTCCTTATCGCCGAAGCTCTGATCGGCCCGTTCAAGGAGCGCACTGGCCTGCTCCATGCGCAGCCGCACAAGCACTTCAAGGGCTCGCAACTCGCTGGAGCTGTGGCGCGCCATCCGATCTACAACCTCCTTCGTCATCCCGGCGGAAGCCAGGGTCCCGCTCCTGTGGATGAGGCTGCGCTCGCCTTTTACGCCAAGCCCCGCCCGTTCCTGCCCGGTGATTTCGTCACCACGGACGCCGGCACTGGCCTTGTTCACATGGCCCCTGACCATGGCGAAGACGATTTCGGACTCTGCAAGGCGCATGGCATCAACCCCGTCTTCGCCGTCGAAAATGACGGAAAATATCGCGAGGATTGGGCGTGGCTCGGCGGCCAGGGATCGGTCATCAACCCGAAATTCGTCAGCAAGGATGGCCCGATCTGCACCGACCTGCGCGAAGCCGGAGGTCTGCTCGCCGCGTCGGATGACTTCAAGCATAGCTATCCGCATAGCTGGCGTTCCAAGGCGAAGATCATTTTCCGTTGCACACCGCAATGGTTCATCCCGATGGACCGCGCGATCGGCGACGGCATCATCCCGCGCTGCGCCGAAGAAGAAGCGATCCTCGCTGCCCAAGGTAACGGCGCGACCCTGCGCGGCACCGCGCTCGACGCCATCGAAAAGACCCGGTGGGTGCCGGAGCGCTCGATCAACCGCATCCGCTCGATGGTGGAGGGCCGCCCCGATTGGGTGATCAGCCGCCAGCGCGCCTGGGGCGTCCCTATCGCCCTCTATGTTAATCGGAAGACGGGCGAGTATCTCGTTGATAAGGCGGTCAACGCTCGCATCATCGAAGCTTTCAAGAGCGCGGGCGCCGACGCTTGGTTCGGTGCGGATCACCAGGCGTTTCTTGGTCCCGATTACGACCTCAATGACTATGAGGTGGTGAACGACATTCTCGATGTCTGGTTCGACAGCGGCTCAACCCACAGCTTCGTTGTCGAGGGCCGCTATGGAGAAGGCGTCCGCGCCGACCTCTATCTCGAAGGCTCCGACCAGCATCGCGGCTGGTTCCAGTCCTCGCTGCTGGAAGCCAGCGGCACCCGCGGTCGCGCACCTTATGACGCCGTCCTCACGCACGGCTTCGCGCTGGACGGCCAGGGCCGGAAAATGTCGAAGAGCCTCGGCAATGTGGTCGATCCGCTGAAGGTGATCGGCGAAAGCGGCTCCGACATCCTTCGCGTCTGGGTCGCAAGCACCGACTATTTCGATGACGTCCGCATCGGCAAGGAAGTGCTGGCCGGATCCTCTGACGCCTATCGCAAACTCCGCAATAGTTTCCGCTACTTGCTTGGCGCTCTTTCTGATTTTTCCGAAGAGGAAAAGCTGCCCGTCAACGAAATGCCGGAATTGGAGCGCTACATGCTCCACCTGCTCTCCAAGCTCGATGCGGACCTCAGGGCCGTGGTCGATAAGGCGGCGGGGAGCGAGAATTGGCTGGAATTCAGCCGCTATACCCGCGCCCTGTTCGATTTCGCCAACAGCGACCTGTCGGCTTTCTTCTTCGACATCCGCAAGGACTGCCTCTACTGCGATGCGAAGTCGGACCTTAAGCGCCGCGCTTATCGCACGGTGCTCAACACGCTGTTCCACGCGCTCGTCCGCTATGCCGCGCCGATCATACCCTTCACTGCTGAGGAAGTGTGGCAAAGCCGCTATCCAAATGAAGAAGAAAGCGTGCACTTCCTTGAATGGCCCGAGATCGATGCGGCTTGGCTCGACAGCGGCCTCGAAGGCAAATGGACCGCCCTGCGCAGCCAGCGCAATCAGGTCAACGAAGCCATCGAACCGCTCCGCCGCGAAAAGGTGATCCGCTCCAGCCTAGAGGCCGACGTCACCATGGGCGAGCAGGTCCCCAGTGACGGTGTGAACTTCGCCGAAATCGCCATCGTCGCGCGCATCGAAACGGGTGTGGGCGACGGCATTATCGTCAAGCCCAGCGACTGGCACAAATGCGGCCGCTGCTGGCGCCTGCTGCCGGAAGTTGAGGAAGACGGCACCCTTTGCAACCGCTGCGATGAAGTGCTTGGTGCATGA
- a CDS encoding bifunctional riboflavin kinase/FAD synthetase, with protein MERLESGVPIPAHLRGSIMALGNFDGFHLGHQAVVGRAVARARAEGRPVIIATFDPHPMRLFRPNTPWFRLTTLDQRQALFAKAGSDAMLVFAFTRQLAALDPEHFVELLVEGMGVAGVVTGQDFTFGQGRSGTVATLAQLGAARGMSAEAVAPVTDERGEVVSSSRIRAALKSGDCATATRLLTRPFAIQGLVQHGDKLGRTIGFPTANIDLGHYLRPAYGIYAVRGLLSDGRVLDGAANLGVRPSFDPPKELLEPHFFDFAESLYDQCIEVQLIDYLRPEAKYDGLEALTAQIAKDCDAARQILARTPHLA; from the coding sequence ATGGAGCGGCTTGAAAGCGGCGTCCCGATCCCCGCCCATTTGCGCGGGAGCATCATGGCGCTGGGCAATTTTGACGGGTTTCACCTCGGCCATCAGGCGGTCGTCGGCCGGGCAGTCGCTCGCGCCCGCGCGGAAGGACGTCCCGTCATCATTGCGACCTTCGATCCGCATCCGATGCGCCTTTTCCGCCCGAATACGCCCTGGTTCCGCCTTACCACGCTGGATCAGCGGCAAGCTCTTTTTGCCAAGGCAGGGTCGGACGCCATGCTCGTTTTCGCCTTCACCCGCCAACTCGCTGCGCTGGACCCCGAGCATTTCGTCGAACTGCTGGTCGAAGGGATGGGCGTCGCGGGCGTGGTCACAGGCCAGGATTTCACCTTCGGCCAGGGCCGCAGCGGCACGGTGGCGACCTTGGCGCAGCTTGGCGCGGCGCGCGGCATGAGTGCCGAAGCAGTCGCGCCTGTCACCGATGAGCGCGGGGAAGTCGTGTCCTCCAGCCGCATCCGCGCAGCGCTGAAATCGGGCGATTGCGCGACGGCTACTCGCCTTTTGACCCGGCCTTTCGCCATTCAGGGGCTGGTTCAGCACGGCGACAAGCTCGGCCGCACGATCGGCTTTCCTACCGCCAATATCGACCTTGGCCATTATCTTCGCCCCGCCTATGGTATCTACGCGGTTCGCGGATTGCTGTCCGACGGCCGCGTGTTGGATGGAGCGGCCAATCTTGGCGTCCGCCCCAGCTTCGATCCGCCGAAGGAATTGCTGGAGCCCCACTTCTTCGATTTCGCCGAAAGCCTTTATGATCAGTGCATCGAAGTGCAACTGATCGACTATCTCCGGCCCGAGGCGAAATATGACGGGCTGGAGGCGCTCACAGCCCAGATCGCCAAGGACTGCGACGCCGCGCGGCAAATCCTTGCGAGAACGCCACACCTCGCGTAG
- a CDS encoding dihydrofolate reductase, with amino-acid sequence MSAKPEIVLILARADNGVIGRDGGLPWRLPADLKHFKALTLGHPMIMGRKTFDSLPGLLPSRRHIVLTRDAGWSREGAEVTHDVAGAIRLADAPVVMVIGGAEIHQLFLPQADRIELTEVHLDTPGDAAIPYPDAAEWQEVARQDHAAQGEYPAYSFVTFRRRTAP; translated from the coding sequence GTGAGTGCAAAGCCGGAGATCGTCCTCATCCTCGCCCGCGCCGACAATGGCGTGATCGGTAGGGACGGCGGACTCCCCTGGCGGCTTCCAGCGGACCTCAAGCATTTCAAGGCGCTCACCCTTGGTCATCCCATGATCATGGGCCGCAAGACTTTCGACAGCCTGCCGGGCCTGCTTCCCAGCCGCCGTCATATCGTCCTCACTCGCGACGCCGGATGGAGCCGTGAAGGCGCGGAGGTCACTCATGACGTTGCCGGAGCGATCCGTTTGGCGGACGCGCCCGTGGTCATGGTGATCGGCGGCGCGGAAATCCACCAGCTGTTCCTTCCACAAGCCGACCGCATCGAACTCACCGAGGTTCATCTGGATACGCCCGGCGATGCGGCCATTCCCTATCCCGACGCTGCCGAATGGCAGGAGGTCGCGCGGCAGGATCATGCCGCGCAGGGCGAATATCCCGCCTACAGCTTCGTCACCTTCCGCCGCCGCACTGCGCCATGA
- a CDS encoding 5-(carboxyamino)imidazole ribonucleotide synthase has product MTTIAPGSTIGILGGGQLGRMIAIAAAQLGYRTHIYAPETSGPAADVSPRWTQGAYEDAAALAAFADSVDVVTYEFENIDPSAVEVLATHGLVRPGAQALRVAQDRLAEKSFVRDLGGLTAPFASVESLDDLEQAIATIGSRAILKTNRMGYDGKGQARLNEPGDAVGAWNAIGRQSAILEGFVTFEEEFSVILARGADGEVRFWDSPVNVHVDGILSTSTAPAGERIEAQVEGARALAAQVAAALDYVGVLTLEFFASADGPVFNEMAPRVHNSGHWTIEGAVTSQFENHVRAICGLPLGDTRLAAKRVEMRNLIGDEANEWQAIMTDPAAHLHLYGKHEARAGRKMGHVTRLTL; this is encoded by the coding sequence ATGACGACCATCGCGCCCGGTTCCACCATCGGCATTCTTGGCGGCGGCCAGCTCGGCCGCATGATCGCGATCGCCGCCGCGCAACTGGGCTATCGCACCCACATTTATGCACCCGAGACGAGCGGCCCGGCTGCTGACGTCTCTCCGCGCTGGACCCAGGGCGCCTATGAGGATGCGGCCGCGCTGGCGGCTTTCGCAGACAGCGTCGATGTCGTCACTTATGAGTTCGAGAATATCGACCCTTCAGCGGTCGAAGTGCTCGCCACCCACGGCCTGGTCCGTCCGGGCGCACAAGCGTTGCGCGTGGCGCAGGACCGACTGGCGGAAAAGAGCTTCGTGCGCGACCTGGGCGGGCTCACCGCGCCCTTCGCATCGGTAGAGAGCCTCGACGATCTGGAGCAGGCGATCGCCACCATCGGCAGCCGCGCGATTCTGAAAACCAACCGCATGGGCTATGACGGCAAGGGGCAGGCGCGCCTGAACGAGCCGGGCGATGCAGTCGGCGCCTGGAACGCGATCGGCCGGCAGAGCGCGATCCTTGAAGGCTTCGTGACTTTTGAGGAGGAGTTTTCCGTCATCCTGGCGCGCGGCGCGGACGGTGAAGTCCGCTTCTGGGATTCGCCCGTCAACGTCCATGTCGATGGCATCCTGTCCACCTCCACGGCTCCTGCAGGTGAACGCATCGAGGCGCAGGTAGAGGGTGCGCGGGCCCTTGCCGCGCAGGTCGCTGCCGCACTGGACTATGTCGGCGTACTGACCCTGGAGTTTTTCGCCAGCGCCGATGGCCCGGTCTTCAACGAAATGGCTCCGCGCGTGCACAATAGCGGCCATTGGACCATCGAAGGCGCCGTCACCAGCCAGTTCGAAAATCACGTCCGCGCCATTTGCGGTCTGCCTTTGGGTGACACCCGCCTCGCCGCCAAGCGGGTGGAAATGCGCAACTTGATCGGCGACGAAGCGAATGAATGGCAGGCGATCATGACCGATCCGGCCGCTCATCTGCACCTCTACGGCAAGCATGAAGCGCGTGCCGGGCGCAAGATGGGCCATGTCACCCGGCTAACGCTGTGA
- the purE gene encoding 5-(carboxyamino)imidazole ribonucleotide mutase yields MTAKVGIIMGSRSDWETMRHAAETLTALGVPHECKVVSAHRTPQRLYDYATGAVSRGLKVIIAGAGGAAHLPGMAASMTRLPVLGVPVESKSLKGMDSLLSIVQMPGGIPVGTLAIGKPGAINAALLAASILATTDDALAERLDMWREKQTNDVAETPE; encoded by the coding sequence ATGACCGCTAAAGTCGGCATCATCATGGGATCGCGTTCCGATTGGGAAACGATGCGTCATGCGGCCGAGACGCTGACCGCTCTCGGCGTCCCGCATGAATGCAAGGTGGTCTCGGCCCATCGCACGCCGCAGCGGCTTTACGACTATGCGACCGGCGCGGTGTCCCGTGGCCTGAAGGTCATCATCGCCGGGGCAGGGGGCGCGGCTCATCTCCCCGGGATGGCCGCTTCGATGACGCGCCTCCCGGTGCTGGGTGTGCCGGTCGAATCTAAGTCGCTGAAGGGCATGGATTCCCTCCTTTCGATCGTGCAGATGCCCGGCGGCATACCCGTTGGCACTCTTGCTATCGGAAAGCCCGGCGCGATTAACGCCGCGCTGCTCGCCGCCTCGATCCTGGCCACCACCGACGACGCGCTGGCGGAGCGGCTCGACATGTGGCGTGAAAAGCAGACCAACGACGTCGCGGAGACGCCCGAATAA
- the gpmA gene encoding 2,3-diphosphoglycerate-dependent phosphoglycerate mutase: protein MPTLVLIRHGQSAWNLENRFTGWWDVDLTEKGVEEARAAGQLLSAKGLDFDRCFTSVQTRAIKTLNLALEEMGRLWLPVEKDWRLNERHYGGLTGLNKAETAAKHGDAQVKIWRRSFDIPPPVLEPGGEFDLSKDRRYDGIAIPSTESLKDTIARVLPYWESRIVPELKAGKRVLISAHGNSLRALVKHLSGIPDDEITELEIPTGQPIVYDLADDLTAKERYYLSER from the coding sequence ATGCCCACACTCGTTCTGATCCGTCATGGCCAATCGGCCTGGAACCTGGAAAACCGCTTCACCGGCTGGTGGGACGTGGACCTGACGGAAAAGGGCGTGGAGGAAGCGCGCGCTGCTGGCCAGTTGCTGTCGGCCAAGGGACTGGACTTCGATCGCTGCTTCACCTCGGTCCAGACGCGCGCGATCAAGACGCTGAACCTGGCGCTGGAGGAAATGGGCCGGCTGTGGCTGCCTGTCGAAAAGGACTGGCGCCTGAATGAACGGCACTATGGCGGGCTCACCGGCCTTAACAAGGCGGAGACGGCCGCCAAGCATGGCGACGCGCAGGTCAAGATCTGGCGCCGCAGCTTCGACATTCCGCCGCCAGTGCTGGAGCCGGGCGGTGAGTTCGACCTGTCGAAAGACCGCCGCTATGACGGCATCGCCATTCCTTCCACGGAATCGCTCAAGGATACGATCGCGCGCGTGCTGCCCTATTGGGAAAGCCGGATCGTGCCGGAATTGAAAGCGGGCAAGCGCGTCCTTATTTCCGCCCACGGCAATTCGCTGCGCGCTCTGGTCAAGCATCTGTCTGGTATACCCGATGACGAAATCACCGAACTGGAGATCCCGACCGGCCAGCCGATCGTCTATGACCTGGCCGACGATCTGACCGCGAAGGAGCGCTATTATCTGTCGGAGCGTTGA
- the sppA gene encoding signal peptide peptidase SppA, which yields MAFVKGVWRILVAIKDGLVLLLLLGFFGLLYAALSWSPKPARSVSSGALLLKLDGTIVEQPAEIDPFSLLTGSGQETREYRLSDIVTALEAARTDDKVKAVVLNLDGFLGGGQVALSRVGKALDGVRAANKPVFAFATIYSDDSYQLAAHASESWVDPLGGVAILGRGGSGLYYKGLIDKLGVNTHVYRVGTYKSFVEPFIRSDQSPEARQANQALADALWEGWQQEVARARPKAKLAAYAANPAGAAEAARGNLAKAALSAGLIDRLGDEAAFGERVAQVAGEPSDERPGDFASIDLPTYAKAHRPANNGQIGVITIAGEIVDGDAGPGSAAGDTISALLYKALSEKELKALVVRVDSPGGSVMASEKIRQAIMEAKREGLPVVVSMGNVAASGGYWVSTPADLILAEPGTITGSIGVFGILPSFEGTLAKLGITTDGVRTTPLSGQPDLAAGTTPEFDRIMQMGIEDIYGRFVGLVAKARRKSPQQIDAIAQGRVWDGGTARQIGLVDRFGGLEEAIAEAAKLAKLDPAKAKTYRIEKEPDKFAEFIQSMTERDDEDADTARDMLSHQAMIQRRWAMQAIADVRELLSGAGVRADCLECRGYGAPKAVSAADQRGLMALLTSIWRG from the coding sequence TTGGCATTTGTGAAGGGTGTTTGGCGCATATTGGTCGCCATCAAGGACGGGCTGGTGCTGCTGCTCCTGCTTGGTTTCTTCGGCCTGCTCTATGCCGCCCTGTCCTGGTCCCCCAAGCCTGCCCGCAGCGTCAGCAGCGGCGCCTTGCTATTGAAGCTCGACGGCACGATCGTCGAGCAGCCTGCGGAGATCGATCCATTTTCCCTGCTGACCGGATCGGGGCAGGAGACCAGGGAATATCGGCTGTCCGACATCGTTACCGCGCTGGAAGCAGCCAGGACCGATGACAAGGTCAAGGCGGTTGTCCTGAACCTCGATGGGTTCCTGGGCGGCGGCCAAGTTGCCCTGTCACGCGTGGGCAAGGCGCTGGACGGCGTTCGCGCCGCGAACAAGCCGGTCTTCGCCTTTGCGACCATCTACAGCGATGACAGCTATCAACTTGCTGCCCATGCCAGCGAAAGCTGGGTCGATCCGCTGGGCGGCGTCGCCATTCTGGGCCGCGGCGGTTCAGGGCTTTATTACAAGGGCCTGATCGACAAGCTGGGCGTCAACACGCACGTCTATCGCGTCGGCACTTACAAGAGTTTCGTCGAACCCTTCATCCGCTCCGATCAATCGCCCGAGGCGCGGCAGGCCAATCAGGCGCTGGCTGATGCGCTGTGGGAAGGTTGGCAGCAGGAAGTCGCTCGGGCCCGCCCGAAAGCCAAGCTGGCCGCCTATGCCGCCAATCCTGCAGGCGCAGCCGAAGCCGCACGCGGCAACCTGGCGAAGGCGGCCCTGAGTGCGGGACTGATCGACCGGCTGGGCGATGAAGCGGCTTTCGGTGAGCGGGTGGCGCAAGTTGCTGGCGAACCTTCCGACGAACGGCCTGGCGACTTCGCCAGCATCGACCTTCCCACTTACGCCAAGGCGCACCGGCCAGCCAATAATGGCCAGATCGGCGTGATCACGATCGCAGGCGAGATCGTCGATGGCGATGCGGGACCCGGGAGCGCGGCCGGAGACACGATCTCCGCGCTGCTTTACAAGGCCCTGTCCGAAAAGGAACTGAAGGCGCTGGTGGTCCGCGTCGATTCCCCCGGCGGCTCCGTCATGGCATCGGAAAAGATCCGGCAGGCCATCATGGAGGCCAAGCGGGAAGGACTGCCTGTCGTCGTGTCGATGGGCAATGTCGCGGCGAGTGGCGGCTATTGGGTTTCGACCCCCGCCGACCTGATCCTCGCCGAGCCCGGCACGATCACCGGATCCATCGGCGTCTTCGGCATCTTGCCGAGCTTTGAAGGAACGCTGGCCAAGCTCGGTATCACCACGGATGGAGTGCGCACCACGCCGCTATCGGGCCAACCGGACCTTGCGGCCGGGACGACGCCGGAGTTCGATCGCATCATGCAGATGGGGATCGAGGACATTTACGGCCGCTTTGTCGGCTTAGTGGCCAAAGCCCGCCGCAAATCGCCCCAGCAGATCGACGCCATCGCCCAAGGCCGCGTCTGGGACGGCGGCACGGCGCGACAGATCGGCTTGGTCGATCGCTTCGGCGGCCTTGAAGAGGCGATCGCGGAAGCAGCCAAGCTCGCCAAGCTCGACCCCGCGAAGGCAAAAACCTACCGCATCGAGAAGGAACCCGACAAATTCGCCGAGTTCATCCAGTCGATGACCGAACGCGACGACGAGGATGCCGACACGGCACGCGACATGCTGAGCCACCAGGCGATGATCCAGCGCCGCTGGGCAATGCAGGCCATCGCTGATGTGCGGGAATTGCTGAGCGGTGCAGGCGTGCGCGCCGATTGCCTTGAATGCAGAGGTTATGGCGCACCGAAGGCCGTGAGTGCAGCTGATCAGCGAGGCTTGATGGCGTTGCTGACTTCGATTTGGCGGGGGTGA
- a CDS encoding VOC family protein, which yields MLHHISLGTTDLERARAFYDPVMHELGMRRTLDVSDAIGYGAGITVFSLNLPADGGGASVGNGVHVAFEVEKRAAVDAFFKAAIAHGGSGDGAPGLRPGYDANYYAAFVRDPDGNKIEAVTFTAA from the coding sequence ATGCTGCACCATATCTCCCTCGGCACGACCGACCTGGAACGAGCGCGCGCCTTTTATGACCCGGTCATGCATGAGTTGGGCATGCGGCGAACGTTGGATGTCAGTGACGCCATAGGGTACGGCGCTGGCATCACCGTCTTCAGCCTCAACCTTCCCGCAGACGGCGGCGGCGCGTCGGTTGGCAACGGGGTCCATGTTGCTTTCGAGGTTGAAAAACGAGCCGCTGTCGATGCATTTTTCAAGGCCGCAATAGCCCATGGCGGCTCAGGTGACGGTGCGCCTGGCCTAAGACCCGGATATGACGCCAATTACTATGCCGCCTTCGTTCGTGATCCGGACGGAAACAAGATCGAGGCTGTCACGTTCACCGCTGCCTGA
- a CDS encoding trimeric intracellular cation channel family protein — protein sequence MIPSAIALHQIGPVLETLSIVGIFVFAASGALAAARLGQTLVTFAFFALITGVGGGTVRDLLIGAPVFWVHDPVPAITCMIAALLVWFTPRRLWSDRALDWLDAIGLAAFAVFGAAKAMSYGIPPLVAAMMGVVTGCVGGILRDLLAHEPSILLRPELYVTAAALASGLFVVLHWWGLDVPVAGVVAALLGFLLRAIAIWRGLGLPVYRGE from the coding sequence ATGATACCATCTGCGATCGCCCTTCATCAGATCGGCCCGGTGCTGGAAACACTCAGCATCGTGGGGATCTTCGTCTTCGCGGCGTCCGGCGCGCTGGCCGCCGCGCGGTTGGGCCAAACGCTTGTCACCTTCGCCTTCTTCGCACTGATAACGGGGGTGGGAGGCGGCACCGTGCGCGATCTACTGATCGGTGCGCCGGTCTTTTGGGTGCATGATCCGGTCCCCGCCATCACCTGCATGATCGCGGCCCTGCTCGTCTGGTTCACCCCGCGCAGGCTGTGGAGCGACCGCGCGCTGGATTGGCTCGACGCCATCGGCCTTGCGGCCTTCGCCGTGTTCGGAGCCGCCAAAGCGATGAGCTACGGCATCCCGCCTCTCGTCGCAGCCATGATGGGCGTGGTCACGGGTTGCGTAGGCGGCATTCTTCGCGACCTGCTCGCCCATGAGCCATCCATCCTGCTACGCCCAGAGCTTTATGTGACTGCGGCCGCATTGGCATCGGGCTTGTTCGTGGTGCTGCATTGGTGGGGGCTGGATGTACCCGTAGCGGGCGTCGTGGCTGCGCTGCTGGGTTTTCTGTTGCGGGCCATCGCGATCTGGAGAGGGTTGGGGTTGCCAGTCTATCGGGGTGAGTAA
- a CDS encoding glutathione peroxidase, with protein MTSIQQIPLKTIKGADASLADYTGKVVLAVNVASKCGLTPQYEGLEKLYRDYKDKGLVVAGFPANDFGAQEPGSNDEIATFCTTNFGVDFPMFEKIVVTGPEKHPLYAALTSEQPKAQGEGDAFRDKLKGYGMTPTEEPEVLWNFEKFLIAKDGTVAARFAPATTPDDPALVSAIEAELAK; from the coding sequence ATGACTTCGATCCAGCAAATTCCGCTGAAGACGATCAAGGGCGCAGACGCCAGCCTGGCGGACTATACGGGCAAGGTGGTGCTGGCGGTCAATGTCGCCTCCAAATGCGGCCTCACCCCGCAATATGAGGGGCTCGAAAAGCTCTATCGCGATTATAAGGACAAGGGCTTGGTCGTCGCGGGTTTCCCCGCCAACGACTTCGGCGCGCAGGAGCCGGGCAGCAATGATGAGATTGCGACTTTCTGCACGACCAATTTCGGCGTCGATTTCCCCATGTTCGAAAAGATCGTCGTGACCGGCCCGGAAAAGCACCCGCTTTATGCCGCCCTCACCAGCGAGCAGCCCAAGGCGCAGGGCGAAGGCGACGCGTTCCGCGACAAGCTCAAGGGATATGGCATGACGCCGACCGAAGAGCCTGAAGTTCTGTGGAACTTCGAAAAATTCCTGATCGCCAAGGACGGCACGGTCGCCGCACGCTTCGCGCCCGCCACCACGCCCGACGATCCCGCGCTGGTGTCGGCGATCGAGGCGGAATTGGCCAAGTAA